The following coding sequences are from one Onychostoma macrolepis isolate SWU-2019 chromosome 24, ASM1243209v1, whole genome shotgun sequence window:
- the tfap2a gene encoding transcription factor AP-2-alpha isoform X2, protein MYHIQKEDTRMSLMGKMGDWQDRHDGTSNGTARLPQLGSVGQSPYTSAPPLSHTPNSDFQPPYFPPPYQPIYPQSQDPYSHVNDPYSINSLHAQPQPQHPGWPGQRQSQESSLLHQHRGLPHQLCREYRREVLLPSGHGIETGLTDSIPIHGIHHSLEDVQHVEDQGIHIPDQTVIKKGPVSISKNNSNISAIPINKDGLFGGVVNPNEVFCSVPGRLSLLSSTSKYKVTVAEVQRRLSPPECLNASLLGGVLRRAKSKNGGRSLREKLDKIGLNLPAGRRKAANVTLLTSLVEGEAVHLARDFGYVCETEFPAKAVAEYVNRQHSDPNEQVQRKNMLLATKQICKEFTDLLSQDRSPLGNSRPQPILEPGIQSCLTHFSLISHGFGTPAMCAALTALQNYLTEAIKAMDKMYLNNNPNSHNETGSKAGDKDEKHRK, encoded by the exons ATGTACCACATTCAGAAAGAAGACACAAGAATGTCATTAATGGGCAAAATGGGAGACTGGCAG GATCGCCACGACGGGACCAGCAATGGCACAGCCCGGTTACCCCAACTGGGCAGCGTGGGCCAGTCTCCGTACACCAGCGCTCCTCCGCTTTCTCACACGCCCAACTCAGACTTCCAGCCGCCATACTTTCCGCCACCCTACCAGCCCATCTATCCGCAGTCTCAGGACCCTTACTCTCACGTTAATGACCCGTACTCCATCAACTCTCTGCACGCCCAGCCTCAGCCACAGCACCCGGGCTGGCCCGGCCAGCGGCAAAGTCAGGAGAGCAGCCTGCTGCACCAGCACCGCGGGTTACCGCATCAGCTGTGCAGAGAGTACCGCAGAGAAGTGCTACTTCCCTCGGGTCACGGCATTGAGACTGGACTCACGGATTCAATCCCTATCCATGGAATACATCACTCTTTAGAAGATGTTCAG CATGTTGAAGATCAAGGAATTCACATCCCAGACCAAACTGTAATCAAGAAAG gtCCTGTTTCCATATCCAAGAACAACAGCAATATCTCTGCTATACCGATAAATAAAGACGGGCTTTTTGGAGGTGTGGTAAACCCAAACGAAGTATTCTGTTCGGTTCCGGGTCGTCTGTCTCTTCTTAGCTCAACGTCAAAGTACAAAGTCACAGTAGCGGAGGTGCAGAGACGTCTTTCTCCGCCTGAGTGCCTGAACGCTTCCCTGCTCGGTGGGGTCTTGAGGAG GGCCAAATCTAAGAATGGCGGAAGATCTTTAAGAGAAAAGCTAGATAAAATCGGATTAAATCTACCAGCAGGGAGACGCAAAGCTGCCAATGTTACTCTCTTGACGTCACTGGTGGAAG GTGAAGCGGTGCATCTGGCCAGAGATTTTGGTTATGTATGCGAGACTGAGTTTCCAGCCAAGGCGGTAGCTGAATACGTCAACCGACAGCATTCCGACCCAAACGAACAAGtccaaagaaaaaacatgttaTTGGCAACGAA ACAAATCTGCAAAGAGTTCACGGACCTGCTCTCGCAAGACCGCTCGCCCTTGGGGAATTCACGTCCACAGCCCATTCTTGAGCCCGGGATTCAGAGCTGTTTGACCCACTTCAGTCTTATTTCTCATGGATTCGGGACTCCGGCCATGTGCGCGGCCCTCACGGCGCTGCAGAACTATTTGACGGAGGCCATTAAAGCCATGGACAAAATGTACCTGAACAACAATCCTAATAGCCACAATGAGACGGGGTCGAAGGCGGGTGACAAAGACGAGAAGCACAGAAAGTGA
- the tfap2a gene encoding transcription factor AP-2-alpha isoform X4: MSLMGKMGDWQVRSLPYKDRHDGTSNGTARLPQLGSVGQSPYTSAPPLSHTPNSDFQPPYFPPPYQPIYPQSQDPYSHVNDPYSINSLHAQPQPQHPGWPGQRQSQESSLLHQHRGLPHQLCREYRREVLLPSGHGIETGLTDSIPIHGIHHSLEDVQHVEDQGIHIPDQTVIKKGPVSISKNNSNISAIPINKDGLFGGVVNPNEVFCSVPGRLSLLSSTSKYKVTVAEVQRRLSPPECLNASLLGGVLRRAKSKNGGRSLREKLDKIGLNLPAGRRKAANVTLLTSLVEGEAVHLARDFGYVCETEFPAKAVAEYVNRQHSDPNEQVQRKNMLLATKQICKEFTDLLSQDRSPLGNSRPQPILEPGIQSCLTHFSLISHGFGTPAMCAALTALQNYLTEAIKAMDKMYLNNNPNSHNETGSKAGDKDEKHRK; the protein is encoded by the exons ATGTCATTAATGGGCAAAATGGGAGACTGGCAGGTACGTTCTCTTCCTTATAAG GATCGCCACGACGGGACCAGCAATGGCACAGCCCGGTTACCCCAACTGGGCAGCGTGGGCCAGTCTCCGTACACCAGCGCTCCTCCGCTTTCTCACACGCCCAACTCAGACTTCCAGCCGCCATACTTTCCGCCACCCTACCAGCCCATCTATCCGCAGTCTCAGGACCCTTACTCTCACGTTAATGACCCGTACTCCATCAACTCTCTGCACGCCCAGCCTCAGCCACAGCACCCGGGCTGGCCCGGCCAGCGGCAAAGTCAGGAGAGCAGCCTGCTGCACCAGCACCGCGGGTTACCGCATCAGCTGTGCAGAGAGTACCGCAGAGAAGTGCTACTTCCCTCGGGTCACGGCATTGAGACTGGACTCACGGATTCAATCCCTATCCATGGAATACATCACTCTTTAGAAGATGTTCAG CATGTTGAAGATCAAGGAATTCACATCCCAGACCAAACTGTAATCAAGAAAG gtCCTGTTTCCATATCCAAGAACAACAGCAATATCTCTGCTATACCGATAAATAAAGACGGGCTTTTTGGAGGTGTGGTAAACCCAAACGAAGTATTCTGTTCGGTTCCGGGTCGTCTGTCTCTTCTTAGCTCAACGTCAAAGTACAAAGTCACAGTAGCGGAGGTGCAGAGACGTCTTTCTCCGCCTGAGTGCCTGAACGCTTCCCTGCTCGGTGGGGTCTTGAGGAG GGCCAAATCTAAGAATGGCGGAAGATCTTTAAGAGAAAAGCTAGATAAAATCGGATTAAATCTACCAGCAGGGAGACGCAAAGCTGCCAATGTTACTCTCTTGACGTCACTGGTGGAAG GTGAAGCGGTGCATCTGGCCAGAGATTTTGGTTATGTATGCGAGACTGAGTTTCCAGCCAAGGCGGTAGCTGAATACGTCAACCGACAGCATTCCGACCCAAACGAACAAGtccaaagaaaaaacatgttaTTGGCAACGAA ACAAATCTGCAAAGAGTTCACGGACCTGCTCTCGCAAGACCGCTCGCCCTTGGGGAATTCACGTCCACAGCCCATTCTTGAGCCCGGGATTCAGAGCTGTTTGACCCACTTCAGTCTTATTTCTCATGGATTCGGGACTCCGGCCATGTGCGCGGCCCTCACGGCGCTGCAGAACTATTTGACGGAGGCCATTAAAGCCATGGACAAAATGTACCTGAACAACAATCCTAATAGCCACAATGAGACGGGGTCGAAGGCGGGTGACAAAGACGAGAAGCACAGAAAGTGA
- the tfap2a gene encoding transcription factor AP-2-alpha isoform X5: protein MKMLWKLTDNIKYEDCEDRHDGTSNGTARLPQLGSVGQSPYTSAPPLSHTPNSDFQPPYFPPPYQPIYPQSQDPYSHVNDPYSINSLHAQPQPQHPGWPGQRQSQESSLLHQHRGLPHQLCREYRREVLLPSGHGIETGLTDSIPIHGIHHSLEDVQHVEDQGIHIPDQTVIKKGPVSISKNNSNISAIPINKDGLFGGVVNPNEVFCSVPGRLSLLSSTSKYKVTVAEVQRRLSPPECLNASLLGGVLRRAKSKNGGRSLREKLDKIGLNLPAGRRKAANVTLLTSLVEGEAVHLARDFGYVCETEFPAKAVAEYVNRQHSDPNEQVQRKNMLLATKQICKEFTDLLSQDRSPLGNSRPQPILEPGIQSCLTHFSLISHGFGTPAMCAALTALQNYLTEAIKAMDKMYLNNNPNSHNETGSKAGDKDEKHRK from the exons ATGAAAATGCTTTGGAAATTAACtgataatattaaatatgaagaCTGCGAG GATCGCCACGACGGGACCAGCAATGGCACAGCCCGGTTACCCCAACTGGGCAGCGTGGGCCAGTCTCCGTACACCAGCGCTCCTCCGCTTTCTCACACGCCCAACTCAGACTTCCAGCCGCCATACTTTCCGCCACCCTACCAGCCCATCTATCCGCAGTCTCAGGACCCTTACTCTCACGTTAATGACCCGTACTCCATCAACTCTCTGCACGCCCAGCCTCAGCCACAGCACCCGGGCTGGCCCGGCCAGCGGCAAAGTCAGGAGAGCAGCCTGCTGCACCAGCACCGCGGGTTACCGCATCAGCTGTGCAGAGAGTACCGCAGAGAAGTGCTACTTCCCTCGGGTCACGGCATTGAGACTGGACTCACGGATTCAATCCCTATCCATGGAATACATCACTCTTTAGAAGATGTTCAG CATGTTGAAGATCAAGGAATTCACATCCCAGACCAAACTGTAATCAAGAAAG gtCCTGTTTCCATATCCAAGAACAACAGCAATATCTCTGCTATACCGATAAATAAAGACGGGCTTTTTGGAGGTGTGGTAAACCCAAACGAAGTATTCTGTTCGGTTCCGGGTCGTCTGTCTCTTCTTAGCTCAACGTCAAAGTACAAAGTCACAGTAGCGGAGGTGCAGAGACGTCTTTCTCCGCCTGAGTGCCTGAACGCTTCCCTGCTCGGTGGGGTCTTGAGGAG GGCCAAATCTAAGAATGGCGGAAGATCTTTAAGAGAAAAGCTAGATAAAATCGGATTAAATCTACCAGCAGGGAGACGCAAAGCTGCCAATGTTACTCTCTTGACGTCACTGGTGGAAG GTGAAGCGGTGCATCTGGCCAGAGATTTTGGTTATGTATGCGAGACTGAGTTTCCAGCCAAGGCGGTAGCTGAATACGTCAACCGACAGCATTCCGACCCAAACGAACAAGtccaaagaaaaaacatgttaTTGGCAACGAA ACAAATCTGCAAAGAGTTCACGGACCTGCTCTCGCAAGACCGCTCGCCCTTGGGGAATTCACGTCCACAGCCCATTCTTGAGCCCGGGATTCAGAGCTGTTTGACCCACTTCAGTCTTATTTCTCATGGATTCGGGACTCCGGCCATGTGCGCGGCCCTCACGGCGCTGCAGAACTATTTGACGGAGGCCATTAAAGCCATGGACAAAATGTACCTGAACAACAATCCTAATAGCCACAATGAGACGGGGTCGAAGGCGGGTGACAAAGACGAGAAGCACAGAAAGTGA
- the tfap2a gene encoding transcription factor AP-2-alpha isoform X3, with the protein MKTASPRKSSLMLVHSFSAMDRHDGTSNGTARLPQLGSVGQSPYTSAPPLSHTPNSDFQPPYFPPPYQPIYPQSQDPYSHVNDPYSINSLHAQPQPQHPGWPGQRQSQESSLLHQHRGLPHQLCREYRREVLLPSGHGIETGLTDSIPIHGIHHSLEDVQHVEDQGIHIPDQTVIKKGPVSISKNNSNISAIPINKDGLFGGVVNPNEVFCSVPGRLSLLSSTSKYKVTVAEVQRRLSPPECLNASLLGGVLRRAKSKNGGRSLREKLDKIGLNLPAGRRKAANVTLLTSLVEGEAVHLARDFGYVCETEFPAKAVAEYVNRQHSDPNEQVQRKNMLLATKQICKEFTDLLSQDRSPLGNSRPQPILEPGIQSCLTHFSLISHGFGTPAMCAALTALQNYLTEAIKAMDKMYLNNNPNSHNETGSKAGDKDEKHRK; encoded by the exons atgaagaCTGCGAG TCCTCGGAAATCCTCGCTGATGTTAGTGCACAGTTTTTCCGCGATG GATCGCCACGACGGGACCAGCAATGGCACAGCCCGGTTACCCCAACTGGGCAGCGTGGGCCAGTCTCCGTACACCAGCGCTCCTCCGCTTTCTCACACGCCCAACTCAGACTTCCAGCCGCCATACTTTCCGCCACCCTACCAGCCCATCTATCCGCAGTCTCAGGACCCTTACTCTCACGTTAATGACCCGTACTCCATCAACTCTCTGCACGCCCAGCCTCAGCCACAGCACCCGGGCTGGCCCGGCCAGCGGCAAAGTCAGGAGAGCAGCCTGCTGCACCAGCACCGCGGGTTACCGCATCAGCTGTGCAGAGAGTACCGCAGAGAAGTGCTACTTCCCTCGGGTCACGGCATTGAGACTGGACTCACGGATTCAATCCCTATCCATGGAATACATCACTCTTTAGAAGATGTTCAG CATGTTGAAGATCAAGGAATTCACATCCCAGACCAAACTGTAATCAAGAAAG gtCCTGTTTCCATATCCAAGAACAACAGCAATATCTCTGCTATACCGATAAATAAAGACGGGCTTTTTGGAGGTGTGGTAAACCCAAACGAAGTATTCTGTTCGGTTCCGGGTCGTCTGTCTCTTCTTAGCTCAACGTCAAAGTACAAAGTCACAGTAGCGGAGGTGCAGAGACGTCTTTCTCCGCCTGAGTGCCTGAACGCTTCCCTGCTCGGTGGGGTCTTGAGGAG GGCCAAATCTAAGAATGGCGGAAGATCTTTAAGAGAAAAGCTAGATAAAATCGGATTAAATCTACCAGCAGGGAGACGCAAAGCTGCCAATGTTACTCTCTTGACGTCACTGGTGGAAG GTGAAGCGGTGCATCTGGCCAGAGATTTTGGTTATGTATGCGAGACTGAGTTTCCAGCCAAGGCGGTAGCTGAATACGTCAACCGACAGCATTCCGACCCAAACGAACAAGtccaaagaaaaaacatgttaTTGGCAACGAA ACAAATCTGCAAAGAGTTCACGGACCTGCTCTCGCAAGACCGCTCGCCCTTGGGGAATTCACGTCCACAGCCCATTCTTGAGCCCGGGATTCAGAGCTGTTTGACCCACTTCAGTCTTATTTCTCATGGATTCGGGACTCCGGCCATGTGCGCGGCCCTCACGGCGCTGCAGAACTATTTGACGGAGGCCATTAAAGCCATGGACAAAATGTACCTGAACAACAATCCTAATAGCCACAATGAGACGGGGTCGAAGGCGGGTGACAAAGACGAGAAGCACAGAAAGTGA
- the tfap2a gene encoding transcription factor AP-2-alpha isoform X6 yields the protein MSFFLSTHRLALIDRHDGTSNGTARLPQLGSVGQSPYTSAPPLSHTPNSDFQPPYFPPPYQPIYPQSQDPYSHVNDPYSINSLHAQPQPQHPGWPGQRQSQESSLLHQHRGLPHQLCREYRREVLLPSGHGIETGLTDSIPIHGIHHSLEDVQHVEDQGIHIPDQTVIKKGPVSISKNNSNISAIPINKDGLFGGVVNPNEVFCSVPGRLSLLSSTSKYKVTVAEVQRRLSPPECLNASLLGGVLRRAKSKNGGRSLREKLDKIGLNLPAGRRKAANVTLLTSLVEGEAVHLARDFGYVCETEFPAKAVAEYVNRQHSDPNEQVQRKNMLLATKQICKEFTDLLSQDRSPLGNSRPQPILEPGIQSCLTHFSLISHGFGTPAMCAALTALQNYLTEAIKAMDKMYLNNNPNSHNETGSKAGDKDEKHRK from the exons atgagtttctttctctCGACGCACAGACTcgcattaatt GATCGCCACGACGGGACCAGCAATGGCACAGCCCGGTTACCCCAACTGGGCAGCGTGGGCCAGTCTCCGTACACCAGCGCTCCTCCGCTTTCTCACACGCCCAACTCAGACTTCCAGCCGCCATACTTTCCGCCACCCTACCAGCCCATCTATCCGCAGTCTCAGGACCCTTACTCTCACGTTAATGACCCGTACTCCATCAACTCTCTGCACGCCCAGCCTCAGCCACAGCACCCGGGCTGGCCCGGCCAGCGGCAAAGTCAGGAGAGCAGCCTGCTGCACCAGCACCGCGGGTTACCGCATCAGCTGTGCAGAGAGTACCGCAGAGAAGTGCTACTTCCCTCGGGTCACGGCATTGAGACTGGACTCACGGATTCAATCCCTATCCATGGAATACATCACTCTTTAGAAGATGTTCAG CATGTTGAAGATCAAGGAATTCACATCCCAGACCAAACTGTAATCAAGAAAG gtCCTGTTTCCATATCCAAGAACAACAGCAATATCTCTGCTATACCGATAAATAAAGACGGGCTTTTTGGAGGTGTGGTAAACCCAAACGAAGTATTCTGTTCGGTTCCGGGTCGTCTGTCTCTTCTTAGCTCAACGTCAAAGTACAAAGTCACAGTAGCGGAGGTGCAGAGACGTCTTTCTCCGCCTGAGTGCCTGAACGCTTCCCTGCTCGGTGGGGTCTTGAGGAG GGCCAAATCTAAGAATGGCGGAAGATCTTTAAGAGAAAAGCTAGATAAAATCGGATTAAATCTACCAGCAGGGAGACGCAAAGCTGCCAATGTTACTCTCTTGACGTCACTGGTGGAAG GTGAAGCGGTGCATCTGGCCAGAGATTTTGGTTATGTATGCGAGACTGAGTTTCCAGCCAAGGCGGTAGCTGAATACGTCAACCGACAGCATTCCGACCCAAACGAACAAGtccaaagaaaaaacatgttaTTGGCAACGAA ACAAATCTGCAAAGAGTTCACGGACCTGCTCTCGCAAGACCGCTCGCCCTTGGGGAATTCACGTCCACAGCCCATTCTTGAGCCCGGGATTCAGAGCTGTTTGACCCACTTCAGTCTTATTTCTCATGGATTCGGGACTCCGGCCATGTGCGCGGCCCTCACGGCGCTGCAGAACTATTTGACGGAGGCCATTAAAGCCATGGACAAAATGTACCTGAACAACAATCCTAATAGCCACAATGAGACGGGGTCGAAGGCGGGTGACAAAGACGAGAAGCACAGAAAGTGA
- the tfap2a gene encoding transcription factor AP-2-alpha isoform X7: MEHEQTKTNVKNNEVDEHPVNSKNVPAQMPSAFAGFSPESEDRHDGTSNGTARLPQLGSVGQSPYTSAPPLSHTPNSDFQPPYFPPPYQPIYPQSQDPYSHVNDPYSINSLHAQPQPQHPGWPGQRQSQESSLLHQHRGLPHQLCREYRREVLLPSGHGIETGLTDSIPIHGIHHSLEDVQHVEDQGIHIPDQTVIKKGPVSISKNNSNISAIPINKDGLFGGVVNPNEVFCSVPGRLSLLSSTSKYKVTVAEVQRRLSPPECLNASLLGGVLRRAKSKNGGRSLREKLDKIGLNLPAGRRKAANVTLLTSLVEGEAVHLARDFGYVCETEFPAKAVAEYVNRQHSDPNEQVQRKNMLLATKQICKEFTDLLSQDRSPLGNSRPQPILEPGIQSCLTHFSLISHGFGTPAMCAALTALQNYLTEAIKAMDKMYLNNNPNSHNETGSKAGDKDEKHRK, encoded by the exons ATGGAGCACGAACAGACGAAGACTAATGTGAAAAACAATGAGGTAGACGAGCATCCAGTGAACAGTAAAAATGTGCCAGCCCAGATGCCCTCAGCGTTTGCTGGATTTTCACCAGAATCAGAG GATCGCCACGACGGGACCAGCAATGGCACAGCCCGGTTACCCCAACTGGGCAGCGTGGGCCAGTCTCCGTACACCAGCGCTCCTCCGCTTTCTCACACGCCCAACTCAGACTTCCAGCCGCCATACTTTCCGCCACCCTACCAGCCCATCTATCCGCAGTCTCAGGACCCTTACTCTCACGTTAATGACCCGTACTCCATCAACTCTCTGCACGCCCAGCCTCAGCCACAGCACCCGGGCTGGCCCGGCCAGCGGCAAAGTCAGGAGAGCAGCCTGCTGCACCAGCACCGCGGGTTACCGCATCAGCTGTGCAGAGAGTACCGCAGAGAAGTGCTACTTCCCTCGGGTCACGGCATTGAGACTGGACTCACGGATTCAATCCCTATCCATGGAATACATCACTCTTTAGAAGATGTTCAG CATGTTGAAGATCAAGGAATTCACATCCCAGACCAAACTGTAATCAAGAAAG gtCCTGTTTCCATATCCAAGAACAACAGCAATATCTCTGCTATACCGATAAATAAAGACGGGCTTTTTGGAGGTGTGGTAAACCCAAACGAAGTATTCTGTTCGGTTCCGGGTCGTCTGTCTCTTCTTAGCTCAACGTCAAAGTACAAAGTCACAGTAGCGGAGGTGCAGAGACGTCTTTCTCCGCCTGAGTGCCTGAACGCTTCCCTGCTCGGTGGGGTCTTGAGGAG GGCCAAATCTAAGAATGGCGGAAGATCTTTAAGAGAAAAGCTAGATAAAATCGGATTAAATCTACCAGCAGGGAGACGCAAAGCTGCCAATGTTACTCTCTTGACGTCACTGGTGGAAG GTGAAGCGGTGCATCTGGCCAGAGATTTTGGTTATGTATGCGAGACTGAGTTTCCAGCCAAGGCGGTAGCTGAATACGTCAACCGACAGCATTCCGACCCAAACGAACAAGtccaaagaaaaaacatgttaTTGGCAACGAA ACAAATCTGCAAAGAGTTCACGGACCTGCTCTCGCAAGACCGCTCGCCCTTGGGGAATTCACGTCCACAGCCCATTCTTGAGCCCGGGATTCAGAGCTGTTTGACCCACTTCAGTCTTATTTCTCATGGATTCGGGACTCCGGCCATGTGCGCGGCCCTCACGGCGCTGCAGAACTATTTGACGGAGGCCATTAAAGCCATGGACAAAATGTACCTGAACAACAATCCTAATAGCCACAATGAGACGGGGTCGAAGGCGGGTGACAAAGACGAGAAGCACAGAAAGTGA
- the tfap2a gene encoding transcription factor AP-2-alpha isoform X1, whose amino-acid sequence MCQPRCPQRLLDFHQNQSPRKSSLMLVHSFSAMDRHDGTSNGTARLPQLGSVGQSPYTSAPPLSHTPNSDFQPPYFPPPYQPIYPQSQDPYSHVNDPYSINSLHAQPQPQHPGWPGQRQSQESSLLHQHRGLPHQLCREYRREVLLPSGHGIETGLTDSIPIHGIHHSLEDVQHVEDQGIHIPDQTVIKKGPVSISKNNSNISAIPINKDGLFGGVVNPNEVFCSVPGRLSLLSSTSKYKVTVAEVQRRLSPPECLNASLLGGVLRRAKSKNGGRSLREKLDKIGLNLPAGRRKAANVTLLTSLVEGEAVHLARDFGYVCETEFPAKAVAEYVNRQHSDPNEQVQRKNMLLATKQICKEFTDLLSQDRSPLGNSRPQPILEPGIQSCLTHFSLISHGFGTPAMCAALTALQNYLTEAIKAMDKMYLNNNPNSHNETGSKAGDKDEKHRK is encoded by the exons ATGTGCCAGCCCAGATGCCCTCAGCGTTTGCTGGATTTTCACCAGAATCAGAG TCCTCGGAAATCCTCGCTGATGTTAGTGCACAGTTTTTCCGCGATG GATCGCCACGACGGGACCAGCAATGGCACAGCCCGGTTACCCCAACTGGGCAGCGTGGGCCAGTCTCCGTACACCAGCGCTCCTCCGCTTTCTCACACGCCCAACTCAGACTTCCAGCCGCCATACTTTCCGCCACCCTACCAGCCCATCTATCCGCAGTCTCAGGACCCTTACTCTCACGTTAATGACCCGTACTCCATCAACTCTCTGCACGCCCAGCCTCAGCCACAGCACCCGGGCTGGCCCGGCCAGCGGCAAAGTCAGGAGAGCAGCCTGCTGCACCAGCACCGCGGGTTACCGCATCAGCTGTGCAGAGAGTACCGCAGAGAAGTGCTACTTCCCTCGGGTCACGGCATTGAGACTGGACTCACGGATTCAATCCCTATCCATGGAATACATCACTCTTTAGAAGATGTTCAG CATGTTGAAGATCAAGGAATTCACATCCCAGACCAAACTGTAATCAAGAAAG gtCCTGTTTCCATATCCAAGAACAACAGCAATATCTCTGCTATACCGATAAATAAAGACGGGCTTTTTGGAGGTGTGGTAAACCCAAACGAAGTATTCTGTTCGGTTCCGGGTCGTCTGTCTCTTCTTAGCTCAACGTCAAAGTACAAAGTCACAGTAGCGGAGGTGCAGAGACGTCTTTCTCCGCCTGAGTGCCTGAACGCTTCCCTGCTCGGTGGGGTCTTGAGGAG GGCCAAATCTAAGAATGGCGGAAGATCTTTAAGAGAAAAGCTAGATAAAATCGGATTAAATCTACCAGCAGGGAGACGCAAAGCTGCCAATGTTACTCTCTTGACGTCACTGGTGGAAG GTGAAGCGGTGCATCTGGCCAGAGATTTTGGTTATGTATGCGAGACTGAGTTTCCAGCCAAGGCGGTAGCTGAATACGTCAACCGACAGCATTCCGACCCAAACGAACAAGtccaaagaaaaaacatgttaTTGGCAACGAA ACAAATCTGCAAAGAGTTCACGGACCTGCTCTCGCAAGACCGCTCGCCCTTGGGGAATTCACGTCCACAGCCCATTCTTGAGCCCGGGATTCAGAGCTGTTTGACCCACTTCAGTCTTATTTCTCATGGATTCGGGACTCCGGCCATGTGCGCGGCCCTCACGGCGCTGCAGAACTATTTGACGGAGGCCATTAAAGCCATGGACAAAATGTACCTGAACAACAATCCTAATAGCCACAATGAGACGGGGTCGAAGGCGGGTGACAAAGACGAGAAGCACAGAAAGTGA